Proteins encoded in a region of the Azospirillum thiophilum genome:
- a CDS encoding DUF4160 domain-containing protein — MGKLMMFGKVALVIRNRDHNPPHFHVIGPDIDAMVGIDPLVLLRGTMPRLLWSQVEAWGLANRALLVAEWNRINPLFPMQ; from the coding sequence ATGGGCAAGCTGATGATGTTCGGAAAGGTGGCCTTGGTGATCCGCAACCGCGATCACAACCCGCCGCACTTCCATGTCATCGGCCCGGACATCGACGCGATGGTTGGTATCGATCCGCTGGTGCTGCTGCGTGGAACCATGCCCAGGCTGCTATGGAGCCAAGTCGAGGCATGGGGTCTTGCCAATCGTGCTCTGCTGGTTGCCGAGTGGAACCGGATCAATCCTCTCTTTCCAATGCAGTGA